From a single Dehalococcoidia bacterium genomic region:
- a CDS encoding aldehyde ferredoxin oxidoreductase C-terminal domain-containing protein yields TPEEWLKSGERIQMLRHCFNLREGFTPGDFQLPPRAKGVPPFSYGPLKGVTLDEDAIRRSCLNEMGIDEITGRPSPDKLRELGLEDLVAP; encoded by the coding sequence ACCCCTGAGGAGTGGTTAAAGTCGGGCGAGCGCATTCAGATGCTTCGTCATTGTTTCAACCTCAGGGAAGGCTTCACGCCGGGTGATTTCCAACTCCCCCCCAGAGCAAAAGGCGTACCGCCATTTTCTTACGGACCGCTGAAGGGCGTCACCCTAGATGAAGATGCCATACGCCGGAGTTGCCTGAATGAGATGGGGATCGATGAGATCACCGGCAGGCCATCGCCGGACAAGTTGAGAGAGCTGGGACTGGAAGACCTGGTTGCCCCTTAG